Proteins from a single region of Thermococcus sp. CX2:
- a CDS encoding RNA-guided pseudouridylation complex pseudouridine synthase subunit Cbf5, with protein MARDEVRRILPADIKREVLIKDEKAETNPKWGFPPEKRPMEMHMQFGIINLDKPPGPTSHEVVAWVKKLFNLNKAGHGGTLDPKVSGVLPVALERATRVVQALLPAGKEYVALMHLHGEVPEDKIYAVMKEFEGEIIQRPPLRSAVKRRLRTRKVYYIEILEIDGKDVLFRVGVEAGTYIRSLIHHIGLALGVGAHMAELRRTRSGPFKEDETLVTLHDLVDYYHFWKEDGIEEYFRKAIQPMEKAVEHLPKVWIRDSAVAAVTHGADLAVPGIVKVHKGIKKGDLVAVMTLKDELVALGKATMTSGEMLQKSKGIAVDVDKVFMPRDWYPKMW; from the coding sequence ATGGCGAGGGATGAAGTTAGGAGAATCCTTCCAGCTGACATAAAGCGCGAGGTTCTGATAAAGGACGAGAAGGCCGAGACCAATCCTAAATGGGGCTTTCCGCCCGAGAAGAGGCCGATGGAGATGCACATGCAGTTCGGCATAATCAACCTCGACAAGCCTCCAGGCCCTACAAGCCACGAGGTAGTTGCCTGGGTTAAGAAGCTCTTCAACCTTAACAAAGCCGGTCACGGTGGAACCCTCGACCCCAAGGTGAGCGGCGTTCTTCCCGTTGCCCTCGAGAGAGCTACAAGGGTAGTTCAGGCTTTATTGCCGGCCGGAAAGGAGTATGTCGCTCTGATGCACCTCCACGGCGAGGTTCCGGAGGACAAAATCTACGCCGTCATGAAGGAGTTTGAGGGGGAGATAATCCAGAGGCCGCCCCTTAGGAGTGCCGTGAAAAGAAGGCTGAGGACGAGGAAGGTGTACTACATTGAGATACTCGAAATAGATGGCAAGGACGTGCTCTTCCGGGTTGGAGTAGAGGCGGGAACCTACATCCGTTCACTGATCCACCACATCGGCCTTGCCTTGGGTGTTGGGGCCCACATGGCCGAGCTTCGCCGTACCAGAAGCGGCCCATTCAAGGAAGACGAAACTTTAGTGACCCTCCACGACCTTGTTGATTACTATCACTTCTGGAAGGAGGACGGCATTGAGGAATACTTCCGCAAGGCAATACAGCCGATGGAGAAGGCCGTTGAGCACCTGCCTAAGGTGTGGATTAGGGACTCTGCTGTAGCTGCCGTCACTCACGGTGCCGACTTAGCCGTTCCAGGAATAGTCAAGGTTCACAAGGGTATCAAGAAGGGCGATTTAGTTGCTGTGATGACCCTTAAGGACGAGCTCGTCGCACTCGGTAAGGCCACCATGACGAGCGGTGAGATGCTCCAGAAGAGCAAGGGAATAGCGGTTGACGTCGATAAGGTCTTCATGCCGAGGGACTGGTACCCAAAGATGTGGTAG
- a CDS encoding SDR family oxidoreductase, with the protein MKNALVTGASGGIGRLLVKGLVKRGYFVIGVGRNEKALEELKSLGNFDYIVADLSKRGAAKEIRDELKQKEIEQLDLLINNAGFAVAKPLLEQSEEELEGLFRVNIIAPVLLTKELLDMIPRDGKVVFVISAAAFVNTVDLPSYGAMKAALHYMVLNFERELKDKGIHVIRVYPKQVKTAFFTRNDLAYPKGSIEPKDVADAILRAIEKNRSEVFVPSYVKAVKYLPGWPVFDYKFKF; encoded by the coding sequence ATGAAAAATGCGCTTGTCACTGGTGCTTCTGGCGGGATTGGTAGGCTCCTTGTGAAGGGGCTGGTAAAGAGAGGTTATTTTGTCATCGGCGTTGGCAGGAATGAAAAAGCTCTTGAAGAGCTAAAATCCCTAGGGAATTTTGACTACATTGTTGCGGATTTAAGTAAAAGAGGGGCGGCAAAGGAGATCAGAGATGAGCTGAAACAAAAGGAAATTGAACAGCTCGATCTCCTCATCAACAATGCCGGCTTTGCCGTAGCCAAGCCCCTTCTTGAGCAGAGCGAGGAGGAGCTTGAGGGGCTTTTCAGGGTGAATATAATAGCCCCAGTCCTGCTCACAAAGGAGCTCTTAGATATGATTCCCAGAGATGGAAAAGTCGTCTTTGTGATAAGCGCGGCGGCGTTCGTGAACACCGTTGATTTACCCTCCTATGGCGCAATGAAGGCTGCCCTCCACTACATGGTGCTCAACTTTGAGAGGGAGCTGAAGGATAAAGGCATTCACGTGATAAGGGTCTACCCCAAGCAGGTGAAGACGGCTTTCTTCACGAGGAACGACTTAGCTTATCCGAAGGGTTCAATTGAACCGAAAGACGTTGCCGATGCCATCCTGCGGGCAATTGAGAAGAACAGGAGTGAGGTCTTCGTGCCGTCTTACGTAAAGGCCGTTAAATACCTGCCGGGATGGCCCGTCTTTGATTATAAATTCAAATTCTGA
- a CDS encoding 50S ribosomal protein L14e, with product MPAIEVGRIAVVIAGRRAGQKVVVVDVIDKNFVLVTGAGLNKVKRRRMNVKHLEPLPERVSIERGADDEAVKAALEQAGISLA from the coding sequence ATGCCAGCTATTGAGGTTGGAAGAATCGCCGTTGTTATTGCCGGAAGGAGGGCCGGTCAGAAGGTCGTCGTCGTTGACGTCATCGACAAGAACTTCGTCCTCGTTACCGGCGCTGGCCTCAACAAGGTCAAGCGCAGGAGGATGAACGTCAAGCACCTTGAGCCCCTCCCAGAGAGGGTCAGCATTGAGAGGGGCGCCGACGACGAGGCCGTTAAGGCCGCCCTTGAGCAGGCTGGAATAAGCTTGGCTTGA
- the cmk gene encoding (d)CMP kinase codes for MPRDCLVITVSGLAGSGTTTLCRNLARHYGFKHIYAGLIFRQMAKEMGMTLQEFQEYAELHPEIDREVDRRQIEAAKECNVVIEGRLAGWMVKDADLKIWLDAPMRVRAERVARREGISVEEAFMQIAEREKGNRKRYLNLYGIDIEDKSIYDLIINTSKWSPDGVFAIVKAAIDHLYPDGDTGLKRKNVEVG; via the coding sequence ATGCCCCGGGACTGCCTCGTCATAACCGTCAGCGGCCTGGCCGGTTCAGGCACCACGACCCTTTGCAGGAACCTCGCCAGACACTATGGCTTCAAGCACATCTACGCTGGCCTAATCTTCCGCCAGATGGCCAAGGAGATGGGCATGACCCTGCAGGAGTTCCAGGAATATGCGGAGCTCCACCCCGAGATAGACCGGGAAGTTGACAGGAGGCAGATCGAGGCGGCCAAGGAGTGCAACGTCGTCATCGAGGGCAGGCTCGCCGGCTGGATGGTTAAGGATGCGGATCTTAAGATATGGCTCGATGCGCCCATGCGCGTTAGGGCCGAACGCGTCGCCCGTAGAGAGGGTATCTCCGTAGAGGAAGCCTTCATGCAGATTGCCGAAAGGGAGAAGGGCAACAGGAAAAGGTATTTAAACCTCTACGGTATTGACATCGAAGACAAGTCGATATATGATTTAATCATAAACACTTCGAAATGGTCGCCCGATGGGGTCTTCGCAATCGTGAAGGCCGCCATCGACCACCTTTACCCCGATGGCGACACGGGGTTGAAAAGAAAAAATGTGGAGGTGGGATGA
- a CDS encoding 50S ribosomal protein L34e: protein MKPMYRSRSWRRKYVRTPGGRTVIHFERKKPKIAHCAMCGRPLNGVPRGRPSELRKLPKTKKRPERPYPNLCPSCMRKVIKAQIRAAL, encoded by the coding sequence ATGAAGCCCATGTACAGGTCAAGGTCATGGAGAAGGAAGTACGTCAGGACTCCGGGCGGGAGGACGGTCATACACTTTGAAAGGAAGAAGCCAAAAATAGCTCACTGCGCTATGTGCGGCAGACCTCTCAACGGCGTTCCACGCGGCAGGCCGAGCGAGCTCCGGAAGCTCCCGAAGACCAAGAAGAGGCCAGAGAGGCCGTATCCGAACCTCTGCCCGAGCTGCATGAGGAAGGTCATAAAGGCCCAGATCAGGGCTGCCCTCTGA
- a CDS encoding DUF106 domain-containing protein — MIEGIYSFLDSLFGPLITSYQPIWVVTVSGIILGALFTIINYVLVDQEKVKLLQKKSKEFQKKYKEAQASKDEKKLRKLQQEQIELMRLQSEVMKDTMFKVTLLTLPIFWIFFGWLRRWYVEVGIAKAPFDFFLFDWFHKLYHSGLPANELGYIGWYIMTSMITGYILRKLLDMG, encoded by the coding sequence ATGATTGAAGGAATATACTCTTTCCTTGACAGCTTGTTTGGGCCGTTGATAACTTCATACCAGCCAATATGGGTAGTCACGGTATCGGGAATAATCCTAGGTGCGTTATTTACCATAATCAACTACGTCCTGGTTGACCAGGAGAAGGTCAAGCTGCTCCAGAAGAAGAGTAAGGAGTTCCAGAAGAAGTATAAGGAAGCCCAGGCTTCCAAGGACGAGAAGAAGCTCAGGAAGCTCCAGCAGGAGCAGATAGAGCTCATGAGGCTCCAAAGCGAGGTCATGAAGGACACCATGTTCAAGGTCACCCTTCTGACCCTACCGATATTCTGGATATTCTTCGGCTGGCTCAGGAGATGGTACGTAGAGGTCGGCATAGCCAAAGCACCCTTTGACTTCTTCCTCTTCGACTGGTTCCACAAGCTCTACCACTCGGGCCTTCCAGCCAACGAGCTGGGATACATAGGTTGGTACATCATGACTTCCATGATAACCGGTTACATCCTTAGGAAGCTCCTCGATATGGGTTAA
- a CDS encoding adenylate kinase → MPFVVMITGIPGVGKSTITKLALRKARMKFKLVNFGDLMFEEAVKAGLVKHRDEMRKLNPNVQKDLQMKAARRIVEMAKTEPILIDTHATIRTPVGYLLGFPKEVIEVINPNFIVIIEATPSEILGRRLRDLKRDRDVETEEQIQRHQDLNRAAAVSYAMHSNALIKIIENHEDKGLEEAVHELVEVLDLAVGEYD, encoded by the coding sequence ATGCCGTTTGTGGTCATGATAACAGGAATCCCAGGTGTTGGAAAGAGCACAATAACCAAGCTTGCCCTTAGAAAGGCTCGGATGAAGTTCAAACTAGTGAACTTTGGCGACCTGATGTTCGAGGAGGCAGTGAAGGCAGGCCTAGTGAAGCACAGGGACGAGATGAGGAAGCTCAATCCGAATGTGCAGAAGGACCTACAGATGAAGGCCGCTCGGAGGATAGTTGAGATGGCCAAAACTGAGCCCATACTCATCGACACCCACGCCACTATAAGAACTCCAGTTGGCTACCTGCTCGGATTCCCCAAGGAGGTTATAGAGGTCATAAACCCCAACTTCATAGTCATAATTGAAGCCACTCCGAGCGAGATACTAGGTAGAAGGCTTAGGGACCTCAAGCGCGACAGAGACGTCGAAACTGAGGAACAGATACAGAGGCATCAGGACTTGAACCGCGCCGCTGCGGTTAGCTACGCAATGCACTCCAACGCACTTATAAAGATAATCGAGAACCATGAGGACAAAGGTCTTGAAGAGGCCGTTCACGAACTTGTTGAAGTATTAGATCTGGCGGTGGGAGAATATGATTGA